From a single Glycine soja cultivar W05 chromosome 19, ASM419377v2, whole genome shotgun sequence genomic region:
- the LOC114398289 gene encoding BTB/POZ and MATH domain-containing protein 4-like: MSRAMCNPTMVSRSVLGSQTSSKSVTETMSGSHEFVIKGYSLTKGMGIGKYIVSEIFIVGEFQWAIYFFLDGRDPKDNAAYVSVFVALHSESTNVCALFDLTLLDLCKKGEHKVHSNFSHSLTIGPYTLINHGSMWGYTRFFKRRHLETSNFLKDDCLKINCTIVVLVSSIDYSQLNTIQVPESDIGEHFGMLLEDEESFDVTFLVGGERFHAHKLVLAAQSTMFETQFFNAMKKDDQEIVVIDMEPKVFKALLHFVYRDTLLEDEELFMLDSSFFPSLSESFIAKLLAAGEKYGLPRLMLMCESILCKDISVDSVAYIFALADRYRATHLKSICQKFSAENFDAMMHSDGFEYLKKNCPLLQSELLKTGVGCEKQFS; encoded by the exons ATGTCGCGTGCGATGTGCAACCCAACAATGGTGAGTAGGAGTGTTCTAGGGTCCCAAACGAGTTCAAAATCGGTGACAGAGACAATGAGTGGTTCCCACGAGTTTGTGATCAAGGGTTACTCACTAACGAAGGGAATGGGCATTGGGAAATACATCGTGAGTGAGATTTTCATAGTGGGAGAGTTCCAATGGGCCATATACTTTTTCCTTGATGGTAGGGACCCCAAAGATAATGCTGCTTATGTCTCTGTCTTTGTTGCACTCCATTCCGAGAGCACCAACGTTTGTGCGTTGTTCGATCTCACGTTGCTCGACCTATGCAAGAAAGGAGAGCACAAGGTTCATAGCAACTTCAGTCACTCCCTCACGATTGGGCCTTACACTCTCATAAACCATGGCAGCATGTG GGGCTATACGCGGTTTTTCAAACGGAGACACCTTGAGACGTCAAATTTTCTCAAGGATGACTGCTTGAAGATAAATTGCACTATTGTGGTTTTAGTGTCGTCCATAGATTATTCTCAGTTAAACACAATACAGGTTCCTGAATCTGATATTGGTGAACATTTTGGGATGTTGTTAGAGGATGAGGAATCATTTGATGTTACTTTCTTGGTTGGTGGAGAAAGGTTTCATGCTCATAAGCTTGTTTTGGCAGCTCAATCAACCATGTTTGaaactcaattttttaatgCGATGAAGAAGGATGATCAGGAGATAGTTGTTATTGACATGGAACCTAAGGTTTTCAAG GCTTTACTTCATTTTGTTTATAGAGACACTCTTTTGGAAGATGAAGAGCTCTTTATGTTGGATTCGTCATTCTTTCCTTCGTTGTCTGAATCATTTATAGCAAAGTTGTTAGCTGCTGGAGAAAAGTATGGTTTGCCAAGACTAATGTTGATGTGTGAATCTATACTTTGTAAAGACATATCTGTAGATTCTGTTGCCTATATTTTTGCTCTTGCTGATCGTTATCGTGCTACCCACTTGAAGTCCATCTGTCAAAAATTTTCTGCTGAAAACTTTGATG CCATGATGCATTCTGATGGTTTTGAGTATCTTAAGAAAAATTGCCCATTACTGCAATCAGAACTGCTAAAGACTGGAGTAGGATGTGAGAAACAATTTAGTTGA